Proteins co-encoded in one Gracilimonas sp. genomic window:
- a CDS encoding BspA family leucine-rich repeat surface protein, whose translation MKTVITLALKSLFFLLFIGANPAFAQFSGGSGTEGDPYQVATAADLDNVRNYLGSHFIMTANIDLTTATGDPSGAYWNGGAGWRAIGADDTELFMPIPFTGSFDGNGHTILGLHMDQADSVGVGLFKYLGSPGAITNVGLAEVDITGFTNVGGLIGSTVVDNPETDPLPTVDSVFVTGSVTGGDNVGGVIGNQFATNLSHAWSTATVVGTGGFAYYGGLVGYIDGGSISESYATGTVTETSGFGAQVGGLVGGAGGGIALTISNSFATGAVTGYDDVAGLVGAVFGGVTITNSYATGAVSGDVSAVNLGGLVGFEDDYTLGGLGNTYTSSYWDSTTAGQGSSTGGMGKTTAEMQTQGTFSGWDFSGTWEMDGYPALRNLGFGPTNFAPTASNLVVSNDNDPGQAPEEGDALSVSYEYNDVEGDLESGTTFQWYRADDGAGANAAAISGAFSDSYTVAGADAGKFLRVDITPNDGTDAGATVSSSYVEVVAINSAPTVTNVIEDFSVEEDATLSPVDLTFIFSDAEDNDADLNYSVTNSNSSILNAIIDGNNNLVVTLVADSSGTAGVTIQAEDSEGLTAQDTFTITINPVNDAPVVSTPIADVAVDENSGEYQIILSTSFSDVESSPETLTYSVSAIDNPSLVGGLIQTDTLRLFPQQDQFGVVNITINASDGELSVEDTFKVTVNEVLSVDPANAFITTWTTTGVDETVTIPTTGGTEITDFEFIVDWGDGSIERITGDDPDPSHTYATAGTHTIQIEGTFPYMNAGADGDLNQLSSIEQWGNNAWENMVNTFAWARNMVYNATDAPNLTNVTSTAGMFFSAEKVNRDLSNWNTSTITDMSFMFDGATIFNGNITTWDVSNVTNMKEMFQNADSLNQDLSQWNVSAVTNMQGVFQDTDSFNGNVSTWNTSAVTNMFGMFANAAAFNQPLANWDVSQVTDFGAMFLNAVSFDQDISDWDISSATRLDNGSFGFLQGSSFSQQNYDMLLHKWNQLANLPENLSLNVGTAKYGPASAAHGNLTGFKGWTLTDGGRYNMFISIWEVTSEQPTIQLGAKGGDQISDFDFTIDWGDGTVEKFTGDAPIISHTYTEFGTKNIRIAGVFPEMNASVEGATISNLRSVVLWGDIHWESMASMFAGADSLELRNLDTPDLSSVSSMAWMFASFTENSTFNADISDWDVSSVTNMELMFGGAKDFNQDISSWEVSSVTNMGGMFAAAQAFDQNLGDWDIRNVETFDYYGTIPGYSEPISVGFMTNSGLTTSNYDSTLIGWAEQITSNSDIEISFGNSLRSIISTSSYNSLTDLGWTITDGGSANEFTTKWVTTSANETVTIPTGGGTEITDFNFTIDWGDGTLETYTGDDPDPSHTYATSGTYTVTIGGIFPHMMPDTDGDLDQLVSLESWGSIKWEDMTRMFAWARNMEYKATDAPDLSNVSSLAAMFFAAENVNADLNDWDVSTITDMSFMFDGATAFNGDITGWNTGNVTTMRDMFQFASAFNQDISDWDVSKVTDLRNMLNNASAFDQDLGDWQIESVEFMQAGSQGFLEGTALSIINYDSLLIKWSEQALPMNLTLDVDSTYYSRRSASSRQKIIDDFNWTIIDGGLGLSEVTLKVTPDRFSADSILTVELLGDDVPLNNEEATITWKAMNIAEGIDLIGFSAPTYNAEKEIWELVMRGIQIAFPQGIDFKVEVTVEIPELSVLEVAESDTLELYTNFKVLENGVTIVGNDAAIGEKGYAIVGKGDDKEVWVVTRRDRKGIESLLESNHNHPELARSVTTGITDMSRLFYGYRIFDQPIGSWDVSDVTTMEEMFSGPLVSSSGLVWNTSTANAPDFNQDIRHWDVSSVVNMRAMFQYSTKFDQPIGEWDVSSVTDMSMMFSSGGVLVNRGRVIFNQDISSWDVSSVTNMSSMFVFNLDFNQPIGGWDVSSVTNMTQMFTATTFNQPIGEWDVSSVTTMKYMFLAAVSFDQPLKNWDVSNVTDMTQMFDRAAKFNQALHWDLSHGPIMDEMFLGAICFNFGFTPKYDDCNEVMAKEISSTSSIQGIGDWDVSQVTNMGSMFQGATSFNQDISSWDVSNVKYFDAAPNEDTDGTDSNQNALAKAGSSKEQAMNGSTEIDPVTGKFANGRAINGKPEITSPTNQNSSDLNQNNNSDAKPDSIAGFLVGSGLSSENASKMFVEWSKRDLQDGVSINIGAIELDEAGTNAMKALREANNMIVAWGGQQGVDDEPQFEGLPNPYEIRTEDTRILKLWDYVSDVATPDNELEFKFDIISDSVETVGFENTNGELAITARADADTFYVAIQVANNENIVSLDTLEVRTDPNFITSAELMAQIPEDFKLHQNYPNPFNPSTIIRYGVPQSSEVRLEVFDMLGRKVATLVNGERQRAGWHQVNFDASRLASGMYLYRIVAGKYVQTRKMMLIK comes from the coding sequence ATGAAAACCGTTATTACGTTGGCGCTTAAGTCTCTCTTTTTTCTGTTATTCATTGGGGCGAATCCGGCCTTTGCTCAGTTCTCGGGCGGGTCCGGAACCGAAGGTGATCCCTATCAGGTAGCAACGGCAGCCGACCTGGACAACGTCCGGAATTACCTGGGCAGCCATTTTATTATGACAGCCAATATTGATCTGACTACGGCTACCGGTGATCCTTCGGGAGCCTACTGGAACGGAGGAGCCGGCTGGCGAGCCATCGGGGCGGATGATACAGAACTGTTTATGCCCATCCCGTTTACCGGAAGCTTTGACGGTAATGGCCATACCATCCTTGGTTTACATATGGATCAGGCCGATAGCGTAGGTGTTGGGTTATTCAAATACCTGGGGAGTCCGGGAGCCATCACCAATGTAGGGCTGGCGGAAGTGGATATTACCGGTTTTACCAATGTTGGGGGCTTGATTGGCTCAACGGTAGTGGATAACCCGGAAACAGACCCGCTGCCAACGGTAGATTCGGTGTTTGTGACGGGTTCAGTAACCGGTGGTGATAACGTAGGAGGGGTGATCGGGAACCAGTTTGCCACAAACCTGAGCCACGCATGGTCTACAGCCACAGTAGTGGGAACCGGAGGGTTTGCCTATTACGGTGGACTTGTTGGATATATCGACGGGGGAAGTATTTCGGAAAGTTATGCCACAGGTACTGTAACCGAGACATCAGGTTTTGGAGCTCAGGTAGGTGGACTGGTAGGTGGTGCCGGTGGTGGTATCGCCCTAACCATCAGTAACAGCTTTGCAACCGGGGCGGTAACGGGTTATGATGATGTAGCGGGCTTGGTTGGTGCGGTATTCGGAGGCGTAACCATTACCAATTCCTATGCCACCGGAGCGGTAAGTGGGGATGTTTCGGCGGTGAACCTGGGCGGGCTGGTAGGTTTTGAAGATGACTACACGCTGGGAGGCTTAGGCAATACCTACACCAGCAGCTACTGGGACTCTACCACAGCCGGGCAGGGAAGCAGCACAGGCGGTATGGGTAAAACCACGGCCGAAATGCAGACCCAGGGAACCTTCAGTGGCTGGGACTTTAGTGGCACCTGGGAGATGGACGGCTACCCCGCCTTGCGGAATCTGGGCTTCGGGCCAACCAATTTTGCCCCCACAGCCAGTAACCTGGTGGTAAGCAATGACAACGATCCGGGACAGGCTCCCGAGGAAGGAGATGCCCTGTCGGTAAGCTATGAGTACAACGACGTGGAAGGCGACCTTGAATCGGGAACCACCTTCCAATGGTACCGGGCCGATGACGGAGCTGGCGCCAATGCGGCAGCTATATCTGGGGCTTTCAGTGACAGTTACACGGTGGCGGGTGCTGATGCCGGGAAGTTCCTGCGGGTTGATATCACCCCGAATGACGGCACCGATGCGGGAGCCACGGTCTCCAGCAGTTATGTGGAAGTAGTGGCCATAAACTCAGCACCTACTGTTACCAATGTCATTGAAGATTTTTCGGTAGAGGAAGATGCTACTCTTAGTCCTGTTGACCTTACGTTTATATTCAGTGATGCAGAAGACAACGATGCGGATCTGAACTATTCGGTAACTAACAGCAACTCATCCATTCTGAATGCAATCATTGATGGTAATAATAACCTGGTAGTGACCCTGGTAGCCGATTCATCAGGAACTGCAGGTGTTACTATTCAGGCGGAAGACAGTGAAGGACTTACCGCGCAGGATACATTTACCATTACTATCAATCCTGTTAATGATGCACCAGTAGTAAGCACACCAATTGCCGACGTAGCGGTTGATGAAAACTCTGGGGAATATCAGATTATCCTTAGTACTAGTTTTAGTGATGTTGAGAGTTCACCGGAAACGTTAACCTATAGTGTATCAGCAATTGATAATCCATCGTTAGTAGGTGGCTTAATACAAACAGATACACTTCGATTATTCCCACAACAAGATCAGTTTGGTGTAGTAAATATTACGATCAATGCAAGTGATGGTGAACTTTCGGTTGAAGACACCTTTAAGGTAACCGTGAACGAAGTTCTTTCCGTAGATCCTGCAAATGCTTTCATCACTACATGGACTACTACGGGTGTAGATGAAACAGTAACTATACCAACAACTGGTGGCACAGAAATTACTGATTTTGAGTTTATTGTTGACTGGGGTGATGGTTCTATTGAGCGAATTACAGGAGATGATCCGGATCCTTCCCATACTTACGCTACAGCGGGTACGCATACCATACAAATAGAAGGGACTTTCCCTTACATGAATGCGGGTGCAGATGGAGATCTGAATCAATTATCTTCTATTGAGCAATGGGGTAATAATGCATGGGAAAACATGGTGAACACCTTCGCCTGGGCACGAAATATGGTATACAATGCCACAGATGCACCTAATCTGACGAACGTAACGTCAACTGCGGGAATGTTTTTTTCCGCTGAAAAAGTGAATAGAGATTTAAGTAATTGGAATACCTCCACCATCACCGACATGAGCTTTATGTTTGATGGAGCCACCATATTTAATGGCAATATTACCACTTGGGATGTATCTAATGTTACCAATATGAAGGAAATGTTCCAGAATGCGGATTCCTTGAATCAGGACTTAAGTCAATGGAATGTATCTGCTGTAACCAATATGCAAGGAGTGTTCCAGGATACCGATTCTTTTAATGGCAATGTTTCCACTTGGAATACATCGGCTGTAACAAACATGTTTGGTATGTTTGCAAATGCGGCTGCTTTCAATCAGCCTTTAGCAAATTGGGATGTAAGCCAGGTAACCGACTTTGGGGCAATGTTTTTGAATGCTGTTTCTTTTGATCAAGATATAAGTGATTGGGATATAAGTAGCGCCACCCGCTTGGATAACGGATCTTTCGGTTTTCTACAAGGAAGTAGTTTCTCTCAACAGAACTATGACATGCTCCTTCATAAATGGAATCAGTTAGCTAACCTGCCTGAAAATCTTTCGTTGAATGTAGGCACTGCAAAATATGGCCCCGCTTCCGCAGCTCATGGTAATTTAACTGGATTTAAAGGTTGGACACTGACCGATGGGGGTCGATACAATATGTTCATCTCTATCTGGGAAGTAACTTCAGAGCAACCAACAATTCAACTTGGAGCTAAAGGAGGAGATCAAATTTCTGATTTTGATTTCACTATTGATTGGGGAGATGGAACGGTAGAAAAATTTACCGGCGATGCACCGATTATATCTCATACCTATACCGAATTTGGTACCAAAAACATCAGAATAGCCGGCGTTTTTCCTGAGATGAATGCAAGTGTGGAAGGAGCTACTATTTCAAATCTTCGCAGTGTGGTTCTATGGGGAGATATCCATTGGGAAAGTATGGCATCGATGTTTGCAGGGGCTGACAGCCTGGAGTTAAGAAATCTGGATACACCGGATCTTTCCTCCGTTTCAAGTATGGCGTGGATGTTTGCATCATTCACAGAAAATTCAACTTTCAATGCAGATATTTCTGATTGGGATGTGTCATCGGTCACTAATATGGAACTGATGTTTGGGGGAGCTAAAGATTTTAATCAGGATATTTCAAGTTGGGAGGTAAGCTCCGTGACCAATATGGGGGGGATGTTTGCGGCGGCACAAGCATTTGATCAGAATTTGGGCGACTGGGATATCCGAAATGTAGAAACCTTTGATTACTATGGTACCATACCGGGTTATTCTGAGCCAATATCTGTTGGTTTTATGACTAACAGTGGTTTAACAACATCAAACTATGATTCTACCCTTATTGGCTGGGCCGAACAAATCACATCCAACTCCGATATTGAGATTTCGTTTGGGAATTCTTTGCGTTCAATCATTTCAACCTCAAGCTATAATAGCCTTACCGATTTGGGTTGGACCATTACCGATGGGGGTTCAGCTAATGAATTTACAACGAAATGGGTAACCACTTCGGCAAATGAAACAGTTACCATTCCAACAGGTGGTGGTACCGAAATTACTGATTTTAATTTCACCATCGATTGGGGGGATGGAACACTGGAAACTTACACCGGCGATGACCCTGATCCTTCACATACGTATGCAACGTCAGGAACTTATACGGTTACAATTGGAGGAATTTTTCCCCATATGATGCCGGATACCGATGGTGACCTCGATCAGTTGGTATCTTTAGAGAGCTGGGGCTCGATTAAGTGGGAAGATATGACGCGTATGTTTGCCTGGGCACGAAATATGGAATACAAAGCCACAGATGCTCCTGATCTTAGTAATGTATCTTCGTTAGCCGCTATGTTCTTTGCTGCTGAAAATGTGAATGCTGACCTAAATGACTGGGATGTTTCTACCATTACAGACATGAGCTTTATGTTTGACGGGGCAACGGCATTCAATGGAGACATCACCGGGTGGAACACAGGGAATGTGACCACCATGCGAGATATGTTTCAGTTTGCATCGGCTTTCAATCAGGATATTTCAGACTGGGATGTAAGTAAGGTTACAGACCTGAGAAACATGCTGAACAATGCATCGGCATTTGATCAGGATCTGGGTGACTGGCAGATAGAGTCTGTAGAATTTATGCAGGCTGGATCGCAAGGTTTTCTTGAAGGAACGGCCCTATCGATTATTAACTACGATTCGCTTCTTATCAAATGGTCGGAGCAAGCGCTACCTATGAATCTGACACTGGATGTAGACAGCACCTATTATTCCCGAAGGTCTGCAAGCAGCCGGCAGAAAATAATCGATGATTTCAACTGGACGATCATTGACGGCGGACTGGGTCTAAGTGAGGTCACGTTGAAGGTAACTCCGGATAGATTTTCTGCAGATTCCATACTCACAGTTGAACTATTAGGTGATGATGTGCCACTTAACAATGAGGAAGCGACTATTACATGGAAAGCAATGAATATTGCAGAGGGGATTGATCTGATTGGTTTTAGTGCCCCAACCTATAATGCTGAAAAAGAAATATGGGAGTTGGTTATGAGAGGAATTCAGATTGCCTTCCCGCAGGGTATTGATTTTAAAGTGGAAGTAACGGTAGAAATACCGGAGTTAAGTGTACTGGAAGTTGCTGAGTCTGATACCCTAGAGTTATACACAAATTTCAAAGTCCTTGAAAATGGTGTTACTATTGTTGGCAATGATGCCGCAATAGGTGAGAAGGGGTATGCTATTGTTGGAAAGGGTGATGACAAGGAGGTTTGGGTTGTTACGAGAAGGGATCGAAAGGGAATAGAATCGCTTTTGGAAAGTAATCACAATCATCCTGAACTTGCGAGAAGTGTAACTACAGGTATAACGGATATGTCCAGGTTATTTTATGGATACAGAATTTTCGACCAGCCGATAGGTAGTTGGGATGTTTCAGACGTCACCACAATGGAAGAGATGTTTTCGGGTCCGTTAGTTAGTTCCTCTGGTTTGGTTTGGAATACTTCTACTGCCAATGCCCCTGATTTTAATCAGGATATACGTCACTGGGATGTATCTTCAGTTGTAAACATGCGTGCTATGTTTCAATATAGCACGAAATTTGACCAACCAATCGGCGAATGGGATGTGTCTTCTGTTACAGATATGTCAATGATGTTTAGTAGTGGTGGAGTATTAGTTAACAGAGGTAGAGTAATCTTTAACCAAGATATAAGCAGTTGGGATGTATCTTCTGTTACAAATATGTCAAGTATGTTTGTTTTTAACCTTGACTTTAATCAACCTATCGGTGGATGGGATGTGTCATCCGTTACAAATATGACTCAAATGTTTACTGCCACAACTTTTAATCAACCTATCGGTGAATGGGATGTTTCATCTGTAACAACCATGAAATACATGTTTTTGGCTGCTGTTTCTTTTGATCAACCATTAAAAAATTGGGATGTTTCAAATGTTACGGATATGACTCAAATGTTTGATCGTGCTGCTAAATTCAATCAGGCTTTACATTGGGATTTAAGTCATGGCCCAATAATGGATGAAATGTTTTTAGGTGCAATATGTTTTAATTTTGGATTCACCCCAAAATATGATGATTGTAATGAAGTAATGGCAAAAGAAATTAGCAGTACATCTTCGATTCAGGGAATCGGTGACTGGGATGTATCCCAAGTAACAAACATGGGGAGTATGTTCCAGGGGGCCACATCCTTCAATCAGGATATAAGCAGCTGGGATGTTTCCAATGTAAAATACTTTGATGCAGCTCCGAATGAGGACACTGATGGCACAGATAGCAATCAAAATGCATTGGCTAAAGCCGGCAGCTCAAAAGAGCAGGCAATGAACGGTTCGACAGAGATTGACCCGGTGACCGGTAAATTTGCCAATGGCAGAGCCATAAATGGTAAACCTGAAATTACCTCTCCCACAAATCAGAACAGTTCGGATCTGAACCAAAACAATAACTCTGATGCTAAACCGGATTCCATCGCCGGCTTCCTGGTGGGTTCGGGCTTAAGCTCCGAGAATGCCAGTAAAATGTTCGTGGAATGGTCGAAACGAGACCTGCAGGATGGGGTGAGCATTAATATCGGTGCTATCGAATTGGATGAAGCCGGTACCAACGCCATGAAGGCACTGCGTGAGGCCAACAATATGATCGTTGCCTGGGGGGGGCAGCAGGGGGTAGATGATGAGCCGCAGTTTGAAGGATTGCCAAATCCCTATGAAATAAGAACCGAAGATACCCGTATTCTCAAACTCTGGGATTACGTAAGTGATGTAGCCACTCCCGATAATGAGCTGGAATTCAAATTCGATATCATTTCCGATTCAGTTGAAACCGTGGGCTTCGAGAACACCAACGGAGAACTGGCCATCACCGCCCGGGCCGATGCGGACACTTTTTATGTAGCTATACAGGTGGCTAACAACGAGAACATCGTGTCGCTGGATACCCTGGAAGTACGCACCGACCCGAATTTTATAACTTCAGCTGAACTTATGGCTCAGATTCCGGAGGACTTCAAATTGCATCAAAACTACCCGAACCCGTTTAACCCTTCCACCATAATTCGCTATGGCGTACCGCAAAGCAGTGAGGTCCGCCTTGAAGTATTCGATATGCTGGGCCGTAAAGTAGCCACCCTGGTGAACGGTGAACGGCAGCGGGCCGGCTGGCATCAGGTTAACTTCGACGCCTCTCGCCTGGCTTCGGGCATGTACCTCTACCGAATCGTGGCCGGTAAGTATGTGCAAACCCGCAAGATGATGCTGATTAAATAA
- a CDS encoding glutamate synthase-related protein translates to MTKLHAIDDLEDRKPVHSLLNGLDLVTIKYDGKISVLYGRCLHRGALMADGYIEGDNIICGVHGWDYRYDTGVSEYNNEEVLHKFTAGIKDGYVWVDEAEINEYLEEHPQPFNRDEYLGQYADTHPEDTEPYTGYIKELAQNGLKNYGHHGPSAAMGVDRNTLPKWESIQFLPAQLATRPLMDEEEVDTTVVIGPQAKKPLKLKIPLFVSDMSFGALSREAKIALSKGAELAGTGICSGEGGMLPEEQANNSKYFYELASGKFGFSWEKVQKAQAFHFKGGQGAKTGTGGHLPGDKVTEEIAEVRGLEEGETAVSPAAFPDLKTIEDFKGFADEVRKKTGGIPVGFKIAASHVEADLDFALEVGVDYIILDGRGGGTGSAPTVLRDNINVPTIPALARARKHLDTSGASDVTLIITGGLRVAEDFAKAMMLGADAVAVSNAALQAIGCLGMRACDSNNCPVGIATQKEGLRKRLIIDQSASQLQNYFEASSELVKVIARACGHERVSGFNKNDLSTYDYEMHRLTGIRYAGVIP, encoded by the coding sequence ATGACTAAACTTCATGCAATTGATGATCTTGAAGACCGAAAACCTGTACATAGCCTGCTAAATGGGCTAGACCTTGTGACAATAAAGTATGATGGCAAAATTTCGGTACTGTATGGCAGATGTTTGCACCGGGGAGCGCTTATGGCCGACGGATATATTGAAGGTGATAACATTATTTGTGGTGTTCATGGGTGGGACTACCGATACGATACAGGCGTTTCGGAATATAATAATGAGGAGGTGCTTCATAAATTTACAGCTGGAATCAAAGATGGATATGTATGGGTAGATGAAGCGGAAATCAATGAATACCTTGAGGAACATCCTCAGCCCTTTAACCGGGATGAATACCTTGGACAGTACGCAGATACCCACCCAGAGGATACTGAACCCTATACCGGTTATATTAAAGAGCTCGCCCAAAACGGGCTGAAGAATTATGGACACCATGGTCCTTCTGCTGCTATGGGGGTAGATCGAAACACTCTGCCCAAATGGGAGAGTATCCAGTTTCTGCCGGCTCAGCTCGCAACCAGACCGCTCATGGATGAAGAGGAAGTGGACACTACGGTTGTAATTGGCCCTCAGGCAAAAAAACCGCTAAAACTGAAAATTCCGTTATTTGTATCTGATATGAGTTTCGGAGCATTATCCCGAGAAGCAAAGATTGCTCTTTCCAAAGGAGCAGAGCTTGCAGGTACAGGAATCTGCAGTGGTGAAGGAGGTATGCTACCCGAAGAACAGGCCAATAACTCCAAATATTTTTATGAGTTGGCATCCGGTAAATTCGGTTTCTCCTGGGAAAAAGTTCAAAAAGCTCAGGCATTTCATTTTAAAGGAGGGCAGGGGGCAAAAACCGGAACGGGAGGACATCTGCCTGGAGATAAAGTAACGGAAGAAATTGCTGAGGTAAGAGGGTTAGAGGAAGGTGAAACGGCTGTTTCACCGGCAGCTTTTCCCGACTTAAAAACTATTGAAGACTTCAAAGGATTTGCCGATGAGGTTCGCAAGAAAACTGGAGGTATTCCAGTGGGTTTTAAGATTGCAGCCAGTCATGTTGAGGCCGACCTTGATTTTGCTCTGGAAGTAGGAGTGGACTATATAATCCTGGATGGAAGAGGGGGTGGGACCGGTTCTGCACCTACGGTTTTGCGCGATAATATCAATGTGCCCACCATTCCTGCACTGGCCCGGGCCCGTAAACATCTGGATACATCCGGAGCCAGTGATGTAACGCTGATTATTACGGGGGGATTAAGGGTAGCCGAAGACTTTGCTAAAGCAATGATGCTCGGGGCAGACGCCGTTGCAGTTTCAAATGCAGCACTTCAGGCAATTGGATGCCTGGGTATGAGGGCCTGTGACTCCAATAACTGCCCGGTCGGGATAGCTACTCAGAAAGAAGGCTTGAGAAAAAGACTCATCATAGATCAATCAGCCAGCCAGCTGCAGAATTATTTTGAAGCATCCAGCGAATTGGTCAAAGTTATAGCCCGGGCTTGCGGTCACGAAAGAGTGAGTGGCTTTAATAAAAACGATCTTTCCACTTATGATTACGAGATGCATCGTCTTACCGGTATCCGTTATGCCGGGGTTATACCTTAG
- the creD gene encoding cell envelope integrity protein CreD, with translation MKNLRKSLGTRLFIIAFLTLILLIPSLLIQGLISEREYRRDSVADEISQKWGDEQVVVGPIISVPYRYYFNGEDKVEQTIRYAHFLPENLNVEGAITPEIRYRGIYKVIVYNSSLSVSGNFPAIDLSGFKVPVEDFLIEDAFVSVGISDMTGIKDFVNIKWNESEFLANPGIESNDVLASGISIAPDLTTGEAYDFSFDLNLNGSTGLHFSPVGKQTNVALKSDWSNPSFTGNFLPAEREVTDAGFDSEWNVLHLNRNFAQQWQGPNQEVTNTLFGVELLLAVDEYQKTMRTAKYAIMFISLTFLTFFMIELLSKKIIHPIQYLLIGFALLIFYTLLLSISEYVVFQLAYIIAAAAIIGLITIYSYSVLSDKLKSGIIFGVLIILYGYLYILLQLQDYALLLGSLGLFVVLSVVMYLTRNINWFEIMSTEDEPTA, from the coding sequence ATGAAAAACCTCAGAAAATCGCTCGGTACCCGTTTATTCATCATCGCGTTTTTAACGCTGATCCTGCTTATTCCTTCCCTTTTAATTCAGGGACTGATTTCAGAGCGGGAATACAGAAGGGATTCCGTAGCTGATGAAATCAGCCAAAAATGGGGTGATGAACAAGTTGTTGTAGGACCTATTATCAGTGTGCCTTACAGGTATTATTTCAACGGCGAGGATAAGGTAGAGCAAACCATTCGTTATGCTCATTTTTTGCCGGAGAACCTGAATGTAGAAGGAGCCATAACCCCGGAAATTCGGTATCGGGGCATTTATAAAGTGATTGTATATAACAGCAGCTTGTCGGTATCCGGAAATTTCCCGGCCATTGATTTGAGCGGGTTTAAAGTGCCGGTGGAAGACTTCCTTATTGAAGATGCCTTTGTTTCGGTAGGGATTTCAGATATGACCGGAATCAAAGACTTTGTGAATATAAAGTGGAATGAGAGTGAATTTTTGGCGAATCCGGGTATTGAATCCAATGATGTTCTGGCCTCCGGAATTTCTATTGCACCCGATCTTACCACCGGCGAGGCCTATGATTTTAGCTTTGATCTGAATTTAAACGGAAGTACAGGGCTTCATTTTTCACCGGTAGGTAAGCAAACAAATGTCGCACTCAAATCAGACTGGTCAAACCCAAGCTTTACGGGTAATTTTTTACCAGCTGAGCGGGAAGTCACAGATGCCGGATTTGATTCCGAATGGAATGTATTACACCTGAACCGGAATTTTGCTCAGCAATGGCAGGGACCCAATCAGGAAGTGACCAATACGCTTTTCGGGGTTGAACTGCTGCTGGCTGTGGATGAATATCAGAAAACCATGCGGACGGCAAAGTATGCCATCATGTTTATCTCGCTGACTTTCCTGACCTTCTTTATGATCGAATTGCTGAGCAAGAAAATCATTCACCCCATTCAGTATTTATTAATCGGCTTCGCCCTGCTGATATTTTACACACTGCTTCTGTCAATTTCAGAATATGTGGTGTTCCAGTTAGCATATATAATTGCTGCCGCCGCTATCATTGGGTTGATCACGATCTACTCCTACAGCGTTTTATCCGATAAGCTGAAATCAGGAATCATCTTTGGGGTGTTAATCATCCTGTATGGCTACCTCTACATTCTGCTGCAATTGCAGGATTATGCGCTCTTGTTAGGAAGCCTTGGATTATTTGTCGTGCTATCTGTGGTGATGTACCTGACCCGAAACATCAACTGGTTTGAAATTATGAGCACCGAGGATGAACCAACCGCTTAG
- a CDS encoding transcriptional regulator, with product MNVSFDDLHKAFESRVRLGIMSALAVNDSLDFSALKEFLDVTDGNLATHIKKLEKEGFIEVEKSFIDNKPNTKYSMTPDGKKAFGDYLNVMEEIIKAQKNS from the coding sequence GTGAACGTATCTTTTGATGATTTACATAAAGCATTCGAGAGCAGGGTCAGGCTGGGGATTATGTCGGCGCTGGCCGTGAACGATTCGCTCGATTTCAGTGCGCTGAAGGAGTTCCTGGATGTAACCGACGGCAACCTGGCCACACACATTAAGAAGCTGGAAAAGGAGGGGTTCATTGAAGTGGAAAAATCTTTTATCGATAACAAGCCAAACACCAAATATTCCATGACACCGGACGGAAAAAAAGCATTCGGTGACTACCTGAACGTGATGGAAGAAATTATAAAAGCCCAGAAGAACAGCTAA